From Rhizobium sp. NZLR1, a single genomic window includes:
- a CDS encoding PaaI family thioesterase — MSETDRGDFRARIRRNFARQAAMETIGAELTRVEHGVVEIELPFDVKLTQQHGILHAGIISAALDSACGFAAYSVIDPEASILTIEFKVNLMSPGRGDRFLFRGEITKPGSTIIVADGRGYAISDGPAKLIASMTGTMMVIRGREGITG, encoded by the coding sequence ATGAGTGAGACTGACAGGGGCGATTTCCGCGCGCGAATCCGCCGCAATTTTGCGCGGCAGGCGGCGATGGAGACGATCGGCGCAGAGCTGACGCGCGTCGAGCATGGCGTCGTCGAAATCGAGCTTCCCTTCGACGTCAAACTGACACAGCAGCACGGCATCCTGCACGCAGGCATCATTTCCGCAGCGCTCGATTCGGCTTGCGGCTTTGCCGCCTATAGCGTCATCGACCCCGAAGCTTCGATTCTGACGATCGAGTTCAAGGTCAATCTCATGTCGCCGGGGCGTGGCGATCGTTTCCTGTTTCGCGGGGAAATCACCAAACCCGGCTCCACCATCATCGTCGCCGACGGGCGAGGCTATGCGATCAGCGACGGGCCGGCAAAGCTCATCGCCTCGATGACCGGAACGATGATGGTGATCCGCGGTAGAGAAGGAATTACGGGATGA